A single window of Maribacter algicola DNA harbors:
- a CDS encoding nuclear transport factor 2 family protein: protein MKNLVFALFLVVSSANTFAQNGTIENEIKELSKQKWQWMADKDVDKLADLFHDKSKFVHMSGSWKKDRELEIIKTGSIWYKNAEVHDVAVETFGDDTVVLWNRITLTAHVRGNDVTTEFTVTEFYKKEEGDWKLLDLTFSSVRDTHEIEH from the coding sequence ATGAAAAATTTAGTATTCGCACTTTTTTTAGTAGTAAGTAGCGCCAATACGTTTGCCCAAAATGGCACGATTGAAAATGAAATCAAGGAACTATCCAAACAAAAATGGCAATGGATGGCAGACAAGGATGTTGACAAACTGGCCGACCTGTTCCATGACAAATCAAAATTTGTACACATGAGTGGATCCTGGAAAAAGGACAGGGAACTTGAAATAATTAAGACAGGAAGCATTTGGTACAAAAATGCCGAGGTACATGATGTTGCAGTAGAGACCTTTGGGGATGATACTGTGGTACTTTGGAACCGTATTACGCTTACTGCCCATGTAAGGGGAAACGATGTTACTACGGAGTTTACTGTAACGGAATTCTATAAAAAAGAAGAGGGCGACTGGAAATTGCTTGACCTGACCTTTAGCAGTGTACGTGACACCCATGAAATCGAACATTAA
- a CDS encoding helix-turn-helix domain-containing protein, whose amino-acid sequence MASIKDLVKVDDYCSKFNLSTLHPLVSVHDLSEGIMDGQDNAEAVRYHFYGIFLKQGEGCILRYGRQNYDYQDGTLVFLAPGQVVNVGHIDASFKPSGHALLFHPDLLYGTHLAKTISDYGFFSYLSHEALHISKKERQLVLDLFDKIRTELSYGIDKHSKELVVASIELFLKYCMRFYDRQFITREKENLGVIQRFDISLNSYFQTGKAKELGTPSVSYFAEEQNLSSNYFGDLVKKETGYSAQEYIQNRLIDVAKEKVFDPGKSVSEIAYELGFKYPQHFSRLFKNKVGHSPQEFRQLN is encoded by the coding sequence ATGGCCTCAATTAAAGATTTGGTAAAAGTGGATGATTATTGTTCCAAATTTAATCTATCGACCTTACACCCCCTCGTAAGTGTTCATGATCTTTCTGAAGGTATTATGGATGGACAGGATAATGCGGAGGCTGTCCGCTACCATTTCTATGGAATTTTCCTGAAACAAGGGGAGGGCTGTATTTTAAGATATGGTCGCCAAAACTATGACTACCAAGATGGGACCTTGGTTTTTTTGGCACCTGGACAAGTAGTGAATGTTGGGCATATCGATGCAAGTTTTAAACCATCGGGCCATGCGCTTTTGTTTCATCCAGATTTGCTTTATGGAACCCATTTGGCAAAAACAATCAGCGATTATGGATTTTTCTCTTATCTATCTCATGAAGCACTTCATATCTCAAAAAAGGAAAGGCAATTGGTGTTGGATCTTTTTGATAAGATTCGAACGGAGCTTTCATACGGAATAGACAAGCACAGTAAGGAACTTGTAGTCGCCAGTATTGAACTATTTTTGAAATACTGCATGAGGTTCTACGATCGGCAGTTCATTACCCGGGAAAAGGAAAATCTTGGGGTGATTCAGAGGTTTGACATTTCCTTGAATTCTTATTTCCAAACTGGTAAGGCCAAGGAGTTGGGAACCCCATCGGTCAGCTATTTCGCAGAGGAACAAAATTTGTCTTCCAATTATTTTGGCGACTTGGTCAAAAAAGAAACTGGGTATTCCGCTCAAGAGTACATTCAGAATCGGCTAATCGATGTAGCAAAAGAGAAAGTGTTCGACCCCGGTAAATCAGTTAGTGAAATCGCCTACGAATTGGGTTTTAAATATCCGCAACATTTTTCTCGTCTTTTTAAGAATAAGGTGGGCCATTCTCCTCAAGAGTTTAGGCAATTGAATTGA
- a CDS encoding (2Fe-2S)-binding protein — protein MSKFSLKINGKTQEVDVDENTPMLWVLRDHLKLVGTKYGCGIAQCGACTVHLGDNAVRSCQLPISSVGDQEITTIEGLSDNGDHPVQQAWLEIDVPQCGYCQAGQIMSASALLKRNPSPSDEEIEAAMNGNICRCGTYVRIKKAIKTAASATQNA, from the coding sequence ATGTCAAAATTCAGCTTAAAAATAAACGGAAAGACCCAAGAGGTCGATGTGGACGAAAATACACCCATGCTCTGGGTGCTTAGGGACCATCTCAAATTGGTAGGCACCAAATACGGTTGCGGTATTGCCCAATGTGGGGCCTGCACCGTTCACCTGGGAGATAATGCGGTCCGCTCCTGTCAATTACCAATTTCATCTGTAGGCGACCAAGAAATCACAACCATAGAAGGGTTGTCCGATAACGGCGACCATCCAGTACAGCAAGCTTGGTTGGAAATTGATGTTCCCCAGTGCGGATATTGTCAGGCGGGACAGATAATGAGTGCATCGGCCCTATTAAAAAGGAACCCTTCCCCTTCGGATGAAGAAATAGAAGCGGCCATGAACGGAAATATCTGCAGATGTGGAACCTATGTGCGTATAAAGAAGGCTATAAAAACGGCCGCCTCGGCGACACAGAATGCATAA
- a CDS encoding xanthine dehydrogenase family protein molybdopterin-binding subunit: MTLVKTKIGRRSFIRTSALAGGGMMVGFSWLASCKMTPEEVNSLPKEWFEINGFLKIGDNGMVTIMSPNPEIGQNVKTAMPMIVADELDVDWKNVIVEQAPLNLDVFQRQLAGGSQSIRAGWEGLRMAGATARKMLKQAAAKAWEVPESEITTSNGTLYHKASNKSAGYGEMASAAVGVTSPNDPPENIEVPEEVELKDIKDFTIIGTDRLNVDGPKIVTGKPLFGIDVQEEGMLTAMIIHPPAFGQTYKSMDAESVKSMPGIVDVFPVEVYPEGVEKQWSDGGGIAELVAVVGESTWQCMQAKKALKVEWESPSDLESTASYEEDLEKLIEAPVEAPARSDGDFNKAIKGAAKVIERTYSAPFLAHNTMEPMNFFANVTADKAEVKGPIQTPEFLEKTLSSVLGLPIDKIDVGMTRMGGGFGRRLYGHFGVEAAVISKKVQAPIKLVYTREDDMTQGTYRPAYKVRFKAGLDKDNNLIAWSVKGVGTNDDLVFEDRFPAGAVDNYLAEKTSLQTKITTGAWRAPRSNFMAGAEQSFMDEVAELAGKDPIEFRLELFDRAIKDPVGPPEKNDYDPERYAGVLKLAKEKSNWGNTNDGKARGVSAYYCHNSYVAQVLDLTMDGNKPMVDKVVCAVDCGIVINPISAKNQIEGGIIDGIGHATYSQMTFEDGVPQQQNFDSYHLIRNSEAPKQIESYFVDNGIDPTGLGEPSLPPVIGALANAMYKATGKRVYNQPFILEKEIVG; encoded by the coding sequence ATGACACTTGTAAAAACAAAAATAGGTAGACGTTCCTTTATTAGGACTTCCGCACTCGCTGGAGGCGGAATGATGGTTGGTTTTAGTTGGCTGGCCTCCTGTAAAATGACACCCGAAGAAGTAAACAGTCTTCCCAAGGAATGGTTTGAAATTAATGGATTTCTAAAGATAGGGGACAATGGCATGGTGACCATTATGTCACCCAATCCGGAAATAGGCCAAAACGTAAAAACGGCCATGCCCATGATAGTAGCTGACGAATTGGATGTGGATTGGAAAAATGTAATCGTAGAACAGGCACCTTTAAATTTAGATGTTTTCCAGCGCCAATTGGCCGGTGGTAGTCAATCCATTAGGGCTGGTTGGGAAGGATTACGTATGGCGGGGGCTACGGCCAGAAAAATGTTGAAACAGGCAGCCGCCAAGGCATGGGAAGTTCCAGAAAGTGAAATTACCACCTCTAATGGCACTCTCTATCACAAAGCCAGCAACAAATCTGCAGGGTATGGGGAAATGGCATCCGCCGCTGTTGGGGTCACTTCTCCCAACGACCCACCAGAAAACATTGAAGTTCCGGAAGAAGTGGAATTAAAGGATATTAAAGATTTTACGATAATAGGTACGGACCGATTAAATGTGGACGGACCAAAAATAGTCACCGGAAAACCACTGTTTGGAATCGATGTTCAGGAAGAAGGTATGTTAACGGCTATGATCATACATCCCCCCGCCTTTGGTCAAACCTATAAATCCATGGATGCGGAGTCCGTTAAATCTATGCCGGGAATCGTAGATGTATTTCCAGTGGAAGTATATCCGGAAGGTGTTGAAAAACAATGGTCTGATGGTGGAGGAATCGCTGAATTGGTAGCCGTTGTTGGTGAAAGTACCTGGCAATGTATGCAGGCCAAAAAAGCGTTGAAGGTAGAATGGGAAAGCCCGTCCGACTTGGAAAGCACGGCATCCTACGAAGAGGACCTCGAGAAACTGATAGAGGCTCCAGTTGAGGCACCTGCTAGAAGCGACGGTGATTTTAACAAGGCCATAAAAGGGGCCGCTAAAGTAATAGAACGAACCTACAGTGCTCCATTCTTGGCGCACAACACCATGGAACCCATGAACTTTTTTGCCAACGTAACTGCGGATAAGGCCGAAGTCAAAGGTCCTATACAGACTCCTGAGTTTTTGGAAAAGACCTTATCCTCGGTATTAGGATTGCCCATTGATAAAATAGATGTTGGCATGACCCGTATGGGTGGTGGATTTGGGCGTAGGCTCTACGGACACTTTGGTGTAGAGGCAGCCGTTATTTCCAAAAAGGTGCAGGCACCGATAAAATTGGTGTATACCCGTGAGGACGATATGACCCAAGGGACCTACAGACCGGCTTACAAAGTAAGGTTCAAGGCCGGGTTGGATAAGGACAACAATCTAATAGCCTGGTCCGTGAAGGGAGTTGGTACCAATGACGATTTAGTATTTGAAGATAGATTCCCTGCGGGTGCGGTAGATAATTATTTGGCCGAAAAAACAAGTCTCCAGACCAAAATTACCACCGGGGCATGGAGGGCACCTAGATCCAACTTTATGGCCGGTGCGGAGCAGTCCTTTATGGACGAGGTAGCCGAATTGGCGGGAAAAGACCCCATCGAATTCCGTTTGGAATTGTTCGACAGGGCCATAAAAGACCCCGTGGGACCACCTGAGAAAAATGATTATGACCCGGAACGCTATGCAGGAGTATTAAAACTTGCCAAAGAGAAATCTAACTGGGGTAATACCAATGATGGAAAAGCAAGGGGAGTTTCGGCATATTACTGCCACAATTCCTATGTAGCCCAGGTATTGGATCTTACCATGGACGGTAATAAACCTATGGTAGACAAGGTTGTCTGTGCCGTTGATTGTGGAATTGTAATCAACCCAATCAGTGCCAAAAACCAGATTGAAGGGGGTATTATTGATGGTATTGGACACGCTACTTATTCTCAAATGACCTTTGAGGACGGAGTTCCCCAGCAGCAGAATTTCGACTCCTATCATTTAATCAGAAATAGTGAGGCGCCCAAACAGATAGAATCCTATTTTGTGGACAACGGTATAGACCCTACCGGACTGGGAGAACCTTCGTTGCCACCGGTCATCGGGGCATTGGCAAATGCTATGTATAAGGCTACCGGAAAACGTGTCTACAATCAACCATTTATCCTTGAAAAAGAAATAGTGGGATAA
- a CDS encoding phosphoadenosine phosphosulfate reductase domain-containing protein: MAFTTSQIQQLNAQFKGIPPEEIISWAVKHGNTPVVTTNFRPYEVAILHAVSQVSQDIPVIWCDTGYNTPKTYKHAEELIERLQLNIKLYVPRQTSAHRDAIMGIPQIDDPLHEEFTKQVKLEPFARAMSDFKPDVWFTNLRKGQTALRDSLDILSLSKDGVLKVSPFYHYSDTQLDTYLRKFDLPNEHNYFDPTKVLANRECGLHT; this comes from the coding sequence ATGGCATTTACAACATCTCAAATTCAACAATTGAACGCCCAATTCAAGGGTATACCACCAGAGGAAATCATCTCTTGGGCCGTAAAACATGGTAATACGCCAGTGGTTACTACCAATTTTAGGCCTTATGAAGTCGCTATTTTACATGCGGTATCGCAAGTAAGTCAGGATATTCCTGTGATTTGGTGCGATACGGGGTACAATACCCCAAAGACCTACAAACATGCGGAGGAGCTAATTGAAAGGTTACAGTTGAACATCAAACTATATGTTCCAAGACAGACCTCTGCCCATAGGGATGCCATAATGGGAATTCCACAAATTGATGATCCCCTCCATGAGGAATTTACCAAGCAGGTGAAATTGGAACCTTTTGCCAGGGCCATGTCCGACTTTAAGCCGGATGTTTGGTTTACGAACTTGCGCAAAGGTCAGACAGCCCTGCGCGATAGTTTGGATATATTAAGTTTGAGCAAGGACGGAGTGCTAAAAGTGAGTCCTTTCTATCATTATAGTGATACCCAATTAGATACCTATTTAAGGAAGTTCGATCTTCCCAATGAACATAACTATTTTGATCCCACTAAGGTTTTGGCCAATAGGGAGTGCGGATTACATACATAA
- a CDS encoding (2Fe-2S)-binding protein: MATFNLNINGEEHSVDVDPSTPMLWVLRDHIKLVGTKYGCGIAQCGACTIHLDGNAVRSCQLPVSAVADKEITTIEGLSENGDHPVQKAWLEVDVPQCGYCQAGQIMSASALLKRNPNPSDEEIEAAMNGNICRCGTYIRIKKAIKMAANSKIA; the protein is encoded by the coding sequence ATGGCAACTTTCAATTTAAACATAAACGGTGAGGAACACAGCGTAGATGTAGATCCATCCACCCCCATGCTTTGGGTTTTACGAGACCACATCAAATTGGTCGGCACGAAATACGGTTGCGGTATCGCACAATGTGGTGCCTGTACCATACACTTAGATGGCAATGCAGTTCGTTCGTGTCAATTGCCAGTTTCGGCAGTTGCCGACAAAGAAATAACAACTATCGAAGGGCTATCGGAAAACGGCGACCATCCTGTGCAAAAAGCGTGGTTGGAAGTGGATGTTCCCCAGTGTGGCTACTGCCAAGCGGGACAGATAATGTCCGCGTCCGCCTTATTAAAAAGGAATCCCAACCCTTCAGATGAAGAGATTGAAGCTGCCATGAACGGAAACATTTGTCGCTGCGGTACCTATATCCGAATCAAAAAAGCCATCAAAATGGCGGCTAATAGCAAAATAGCCTAA
- a CDS encoding DUF2061 domain-containing protein codes for MIADQLVLDRKTTKTTYAEDKKSEKPIRSIAKAFSWRIIGTLDTLVISYILTGKISIAASIASIDFVTKMILYFFHERLWNLIKWGK; via the coding sequence ATGATTGCAGATCAACTTGTTTTAGATAGGAAGACCACAAAAACAACCTACGCCGAGGATAAAAAATCCGAAAAGCCCATTCGTAGTATTGCCAAGGCATTTAGCTGGCGAATCATAGGAACTCTGGACACCCTTGTTATTTCATACATTCTTACGGGTAAGATTTCAATTGCGGCATCCATAGCCTCAATAGATTTTGTCACGAAAATGATTCTCTATTTTTTCCATGAAAGGTTGTGGAACTTAATAAAATGGGGCAAATAA
- a CDS encoding RrF2 family transcriptional regulator, whose amino-acid sequence MLSKKTKYGLKALAYLGNQKDRKPVQISEISAHENISQKFLESILLSLRKSGFLSSKKGKGGGYYLLKNPDQIYMTDVMRVLEGPIAMVPCVSLNFYESCDDCPDEARCSVHKLMLQVRDSALTVYRNNTLQDILCDTPKDVK is encoded by the coding sequence ATGCTTTCCAAAAAAACAAAATACGGACTAAAGGCACTGGCCTATTTGGGAAACCAAAAAGACAGAAAGCCCGTTCAGATTTCCGAAATTTCAGCGCATGAGAACATCTCCCAGAAGTTTTTGGAAAGTATTTTATTAAGTCTTCGCAAGTCGGGTTTCCTGAGTTCCAAAAAAGGTAAAGGTGGGGGATATTATCTTTTAAAGAATCCAGACCAAATTTACATGACCGATGTTATGCGGGTACTGGAAGGCCCCATAGCCATGGTACCCTGTGTAAGCCTTAATTTTTATGAAAGCTGCGACGACTGCCCGGATGAAGCGCGTTGCTCCGTCCACAAACTGATGCTCCAAGTGCGGGATAGTGCCCTTACGGTATACCGAAACAATACCTTGCAGGATATTCTTTGCGATACTCCCAAGGATGTAAAATAG